Proteins found in one Aspergillus puulaauensis MK2 DNA, chromosome 8, nearly complete sequence genomic segment:
- the ERG26_2 gene encoding C-3 sterol dehydrogenase/C-4 decarboxylase (COG:G;~EggNog:ENOG410PG64;~InterPro:IPR036291,IPR002225;~PFAM:PF04321,PF01073,PF16363,PF07993,PF01370;~go_function: GO:0003854 - 3-beta-hydroxy-delta5-steroid dehydrogenase activity [Evidence IEA];~go_function: GO:0016616 - oxidoreductase activity, acting on the CH-OH group of donors, NAD or NADP as acceptor [Evidence IEA];~go_process: GO:0006694 - steroid biosynthetic process [Evidence IEA];~go_process: GO:0055114 - oxidation-reduction process [Evidence IEA]), with protein sequence MSVKRPTMDLGSVLVVGGCGFLGSHIVDQLLNFPSETDPSAALPKPEGDSRFDYPKLGDRYPRCIAKVSVADLKTTNNRLPGAQYYEADLTSTESMLEVFRATKPDVVIHTASAMLTDKKLLHKLNVEGTKNLLEVAGGARGDWGGKCKAFVYTSSASVIHDTQSDLKHVNEDWPLVRGKLQQEYYSDTKAEAEEAVLKYNRSSPSSMLTCALRPSGIYGEKDGQVILNMLNHGVNASSMVLKMQLGENDNLFDFTYVGNVAYSHLLAAFRLGAIHKRVDSGQGDLLDYERVDGEAFLITNDQPIYFWDFTHYIWALAGKVVEPNQVWALPESLLGPIGALAETVLGLLGKTPKLTRRAVRYSCMTRYYSCNKAKQRLGYSPIVPLDEGVARAVGYFLERWRLDGEKKGL encoded by the exons ATGTCTGTCAAGAGACCCACCATGGACCTGGGTTCCGTCCTGGTAGTTGGAGGATGCGGCTTTCTAGGATCTCACATTGTTGATCAGTTGCTGAACTTTCCTTCCGAGACCGATCCCAGCGCTGCCCTTCCGAAGCCCGAGGGAGATAGCCGATTTGACTATCCCAAGCTTGGAGATCGCTACCCGCGATGCATTGCCAAAGTCTCCGTGGCTGACCTGAAAACTACGAACAACCGATTGCCTGGCGCACAATACTACGAAGCCGACCTAACTTCGACCGAATCGATGCTGGAGGTCTTCCGCGCGACCAAGCCTGATGTGGTTATTCATACGGCGAGTGCGATGTTGACAGACAAGAAATTACTCCACAAACTTAACGTCGAGGGAACAAAGAACTTGCTAGAGGTTGCGGGTGGTGCCCGTGGAGACTGGGGTGGAAAGTGCAAGGCATTCGTGTACACGAGCTCAGCCTCTGTTATCCATGACACACAGAGTGACCTGAAACATGTGAACGAGGACTGGCCCCTGGTCAGAGGAAAGCTGCAGCAGGAGTACTACTCGGATACAAAG gccgaagctgaagaggCTGTCCTTAAATACAACCGctcatcgccctcctcgaTGTTGACCTGCGCGCTTCGTCCTTCCGGTATCTACGGTGAAAAGGATGGCCAGGTCATTCTCAATATGCTCAACCATGGTGTGAATGCATCCTCGATGGTCCTCAAGATGCAGCTAGGTGAAAACGACAACCTGTTCGACTTCACATACGTCGGAAATGTAGCATACTCCCACCTGTTGGCTGCTTTCCGCCTTGGCGCAATCCACAAACGCGTCGACTCCGGTCAAGGCGACCTCCTAGACTACGAGCGCGTGGACGGCGAGGCCTTCCTCATCACCAACGACCAACCCATCTACTTCTGGGACTTCACCCACTACATCTGGGCTTTAGCCGGCAAAGTCGTCGAACCAAACCAGGTGTGGGCGCTTCCCGAGTCCCTTCTCGGTCCCATCGGCGCGCTCGCAGAAACGGTCTTGGGCCTTCTCGGCAAGACACCGAAGTTGACAAGGCGGGCTGTCCGGTACTCGTGCATGACGCGGTACTACTCTTGCAACAAAGCTAAGCAAAGACTCGGATATTCTCCTATTGTCCCTCTTGACGAGGGTGTTGCCCGTGCTGTCGGATACTTCTTGGAACGCTGGCGACTAGACGGCGAGAAGAAAGGGCTGTGA
- a CDS encoding uncharacterized protein (SECRETED:SignalP(1-21)), whose product MGPIWLYRMIVWSAPLWTGESRTPQTDSFISLESQASDDVNIPCRKDHRLFTFTIPAAQGAKQILTDVYLANSRVSSPLDRRRLSFVSTPALPALASTILYDAGG is encoded by the coding sequence ATGGGTCCGATCTGGCTCTACCGTATGATCGTCTGGTCAGCTCCACTCTGGACGGGAGAATCAAGGACGCCACAAACAGACTCGTTCATTTCTCTCGAGTCTCAGGCCTCAGACGATGTCAATATTCCCTGCAGAAAAGACCACCGACTATTTACTTTTACAATCCCAGCAGCACAAGGGGCAAAGCAAATCCTCACGGATGTTTACTTGGCCAATTCCCGTGTTTCTTCGCCCTTGGATAGAAGAAGACTTTCATTCGTCAGCACCCCAGCCCTCCCAGCATTAGCGTCAACTATACTTTATGATGCTGGAGGTTGA
- the RIM15 gene encoding protein kinase RIM15 (COG:T;~EggNog:ENOG410QED5;~InterPro:IPR011009,IPR008271,IPR001789,IPR035965, IPR000961,IPR011006,IPR000719,IPR000014;~PFAM:PF00072,PF07714,PF00069;~go_function: GO:0004672 - protein kinase activity [Evidence IEA];~go_function: GO:0004674 - protein serine/threonine kinase activity [Evidence IEA];~go_function: GO:0005524 - ATP binding [Evidence IEA];~go_process: GO:0000160 - phosphorelay signal transduction system [Evidence IEA];~go_process: GO:0006468 - protein phosphorylation [Evidence IEA]): MAGNGTENVQYLTPPAVTALRQEARSVDPKKHPVMRTSSSDNMREEREDLREAAEQTLNVIVDLDLDGRVKWVSPSWKQVVGTAPDTIEGQMISDVVVDNKSAFCDAIESLKEDDSRSRFIRVSMQLGPDSVLKYSPEPKPEQADGTNDVEEPSTESEEHGSHVLNLEGQGIMVYDRTTEGVAHTMWMLRPFSKPREVTIDLPSSLVESLGIGAEVLANYLTVLAEAAANEPDQSKHPAPEPILCRICERQITPWWFEKHSDLCLQEHQAEMDVQIAQENLNEHRHAIVRVLDALEARQGRPVTLRDGSTPPLPQPEYKGLPIGPSPIASAPSSGSASTSSSAPATPPRSRDQSVSGTGHSRARSFAVRRPLARVVELILDLCDTSLEINLPVLRESRGDNGDDFRTMSPQSESRISQVLQWQSPSSNTLEQEQGLAALCMDTEQVARSKVDAIIRHRRIVEYAERIRIEYTVLVEECIAAALRKAERIAAGQLSDSSSSSEDDLPQDDTIPDAAASSASILTQNAGHESELPPPVSALTMSMRNAPDRAQSGQSGHSSEGKTSSVAVSTGPSSPMECPTPRSHKSAAGLLGTSQTSRRGLSLADIDSGDQSDSSIVSSTIAGAMRTDSPSSDRSMDRKRRSLVLPGLSGSPRRQHSPARVSGPHSPLRMPKPRLSTGAESLSSPIVSPSANLGELSLHHYRHHRRQSSTTSSDVPRPPVSPHLTTASQPQPRPMPPSIKDFEIIKPISKGAFGSVYLTKKKTTGEYYAIKVLKKADMVAKNQVTNVKAERAIMMWQGESDFVAKLYWTFSSKDYLYLVMEYLNGGDCASLVKILGGLPEDWAKKYIAEVVLGVEHLHNRGIVHRDLKPDNLLIDQKGHLKLTDFGLSRMGLVGRQKRVLKTMNEQGVDILKQGAFPRATSIASSRSASFDFQGSNSPGSTPLITPDAAGSMPQPSYFSLSQGGLSRQTSRRESGHRSDSGGSENLNAIFRTLSLHEGETPGALSIPIPPPSSSDSAHEEEGQSETGESPYLQPLQPSQSNLSTGTPPQQSMMPPLMALFDPEDHNRRFVGTPDYLAPETVNGIGQDEMSDWWSLGCIMFEFLFGYPPFNAATPDEVFENILHRRINWPDEIEELASPEAINLMNKLMAMNPRERIGANLEEKYPNGGTEIRHHPWFVDINWDTLLEDKAQFVPNLENPEDTEYFDARGATLQAFTEEDESSPQPPVTTGSYIDRPHDALYKVRSQVNSIKRPLMPLHIPPHVRESRSRRLSEPSLADDFGNFAFKNLPMLEKANKDVIQKLRQEALQAQQRQASNPGAQQPPQTQGQAHNQNQSQTPAQPQGPSPPSSGPSLEGSPLPMSLQRTMSQSKGNNRPASPSALSQANSSPSRPSQPSSPLLVQFSTGHNHERRKTSGSSSTTTSHQSSGSFQPTPADQTRTANNQNNKFVSAASSPIKPRGGGTLSPDKTVPSQHRQGSAPATRTRSQTIGSQDGGELSSSLARETYVGGHHKRRSQLFDISPSSSDSEDPRAKALLKVQRRRQSSRRLSQINFPEGPYFRPLDILICEDHPISRLVMERLFEKLRCRTITVANGGEAVRYALSEVQFDIIMTEFKLPQVNGADIARMVRETRSANRHTPIIAVTSYLKDLPETHHFDALIEKPSTLTKLTEVLCKFCQWKPPPKDYNPSTYTAARHTPPTQAENSPSSTVSSNFAHVPSSSYRGSSREDSVGSSYFGDLDSIKAEDVPVIVSRQTDDWGQNAEGLGISEESNDVQEIADNDYEDQNTVPFPSLPHAASSPPTLSPSGMLTPRKQRSSEAIQAKRESLERKRYECEESGDDEDEELGNLPPRTHSPRSRSNRPGSKLGIEMMRTNSRGSVISTGEEILKKDKDYGERRKSGSDNGDEHGGDAAKSGRSSLESKFEELSIPEEVMLPSIEDDLSPKHPASPLALASKSMLLSPDAKPPYSRYITEIYKRADGRAGSESPKRGQITPPIVFPGRASDSSDSYPTTPPIVLSGISGDTRSDQSSIQDSDATPRPMHTPCPNPDADNTPRPGR, translated from the exons ATGGCAGGCAATGGCACGGAAAATGTACAATACCTTACTCCTCCGGCCGTAACTGCCTTGCGGCAGGAGGCCCGGAGTGTCGACCCGAAAAAGCACCCCGTAATGCGTACCTCGAGCAGTGATAATATGCGGGAAGAACGGGAAGACTTGAGGGAAGCGGCGGAGCAAACTCTGAATGTtatcgtcgacctcgacctaGATGGGCGCGTCAAATGGGTTAGTCCTTCCTGGAAGCAGGTTGTGGGGACAGCTCCGGATACCATAGAAGGACAAATGATTTCGGATGTTGTAGTGGACAACAAAAGTGCTTTTTGCGACGCAATAGAATCTCTGAAAGAAGACGACTCTCGCAGTCGTTTTATTCGCGTTTCAATGCAGTTAGGACCCGATTCCGTGTTGAAGTATTCACCTGAACCAAAACCGGAGCAGGCAGATGGCACGAACGACGTGGAGGAACCGTCAACTGAGTCGGAGGAGCATGGCTCGCATGTTTTGAACTTGGAGGGGCAGGGTATTATGGTTTATGACCGCACGACAGAAGGGGTTGCTCAT ACCATGTGGATGTTAAGACCATTTTCCAAGCCTCGAGAAGTCACAATCGACTTGCCATCTTCGTTGGTGGAATCCTTGGGGATTGGAGCCGAGGTACTCGCGAACTACCTAACAGTTCTAGCAGAAGCCGCTGCCAATGAACCGGATCAATCTAAACACCCTGCACCGGAGCCTATATTGTGTCGCATTTGTGAGCGACAGATAACTCCTTGGTGGTTCGAGAAGCATTCAGACCTTTGTCTTCAAGAGCACCAAGCAGAAATGGACGTTCAGATCGCTCAAGAGAACCTAAACGAGCACCGGCATGCCATTGTTAGGGTACTAGATGCTTTGGAGGCAAGGCAGGGTAGACCAGTGACTCTCCGTGACGGCAGCACCCCGCCATTGCCCCAACCAGAGTATAAAGGGTTGCCGATTGGTCCTTCTCCCATCGCTTCGGCGCCATCCTCAGGCTCGGCATCGACATCTAGCTCTGCTCCTGCTACCCCTCCAAGGTCCAGGGATCAGTCGGTTTCTGGCACCGGCCATTCGCGGGCGCGATCCTTCGCAGTTCGGCGGCCTCTAGCCCGTGTTGTTGAGTTGATTCTCGACCTCTGTGATACCTCGTTAGAGATCAACTTGCCAGTTCTCAGAGAGTCCCGAGGTGATAACGGTGACGATTTTCGGACCATGTCACCACAATCGGAGTCTCGCATTTCCCAGGTACTTCAGTGGCAATCACCAAGCTCTAATAccctggagcaggagcaAGGCCTTGCTGCATTGTGTATGGATACAGAGCAGGTTGCCAGATCAAAGGTTGATGCAATTATACGTCACCGCAGAATTGTCGAATACGCAGAAAGGATCCGGATTGAGTACACAGTGCTGGTAGAAGAGTGTATTGCCGCAGCTTTGAGAAAGGCTGAGCGTATCGCTGCCGGCCAACTAAGCGAttcaagctcttcctcggaaGACGATCTACCGCAGGACGATACTATCCccgacgctgctgcttcttcggcttctaTTCTCACACAAAATGCAGGCCATGAGTCAGAGCTGCCTCCACCAGTTTCGGCTTTGACAATGTCGATGCGTAACGCGCCCGACCGGGCTCAATCAGGCCAGTCAGGTCACTCTTCTGAGGGGAAAACATCATCCGTTGCTGTTTCAACCGGGCCATCTAGCCCCATGGAATGCCCAACTCCTCGCTCCCACAAGAGTGCTGCTGGATTGCTCGGGACTTCTCAAACTTCGCGACGTGGTTTATCACTGGCAGATATCGATTCAGGCGACCAAAGTGATAGCAGCATCGTCTCGTCCACCATTGCAGGAGCCATGCGAACCGACTCGCCTTCGTCCGATAGGAGTATGGATCGTAAACGCAGGAGCCTGGTCCTTCCAGGGCTCTCCGGCTCACCTCGACGGCAGCATTCCCCAGCTAGGGTGTCTGGCCCTCATTCACCACTACGCATGCCTAAACCGCGCCTTTCTACTGGAGCTGAAAGTCTATCATCACCAATCGTATCCCCGTCGGCCAACCTAGGCGAGTTATCTCTGCACCACtatcggcatcatcgtcgccagtCGTCCACAACTTCTTCTGATGTACCCAGGCCACCCGTCTCACCTCATCTGACCACTGCCAGCCAGCCCCAACCTCGACCTATGCCTCCATCTATCAAAGATTTTGAAATTATCAAACCTATTAGTAAGGGTGCATTTGGCAGCGTCTATCTGACCAAGAAGAAAACGACTGGAGAATATTATGCAATAAAGGtgctgaagaaggcagaCATGGTTGCTAAGAATCAGGTGACGAACGTCAAAGCCGAACGAGCGATCATGATGTGGCAAGGGGAAAGTGATTTTGTCGCGAAGCTATACTGGACCTTTTCCAGCAAAGACTATCTCTATCTGGTAATGGAGTATCTGAATGGAGGGGATTGTGCTTCACTTGTCAAGATCCTAGGTGGCTTGCCTGAGGATTGGGCCAAAAAGTACATCGCTGAAGTTGTTCTAGGCGTGGAGCATCTCCACAATCGAGGGATTGTGCACCGTGACCTCAAACCAGACAACCTACTCATTGATCAGAAGGGTCATCTCAAGTTGACCGATTTTGGATTGTCTCGAATGGGCCTTGTTGGGCGTCAAAAGCGTGTTCTGAAGACTATGAACGAACAAGGAGTGGACATCCTGAAGCAAGGCGCGTTTCCTAGAGCTACATCAATCGCTTCGTCTCGATCTGCTTCATTCGATTTCCAGGGCAGTAACTCCCCGGGATCTACCCCATTGATCACGCCAGACGCGGCAGGTAGCATGCCTCAACCGTCCTACTTCAGCTTGAGCCAAGGTGGGCTCAGTAGACAGACTTCTCGCCGAGAATCTGGGCATCGCAGTGATAGTGGGGGCAGCGAGAACCTAAATGCTATCTTTCGAACACTGTCACTGCACGAAGGCGAAACGCCTGGTGCATTATCTATCCCTATCCCCCCACCTTCCTCGTCTGATAGTGCacacgaggaagagggccaGAGCGAGACAGGGGAATCTCCCTATCTACAGCCACTTCAACCATCGCAAAGCAATTTGTCAACTGGCACACCACCTCAGCAAAGCATGATGCCTCCGTTGATGGCTTTGTTCGATCCCGAGGACCATAATAGACGCTTCGTTGGTACACCGGATTATTTAGCACCAGAGACGGTCAATGGTATTGGCCAGGACGAAATGAGCGATTGGTGGTCTTTAGGCTGCATCATGTTCGAATTTCTCTTTGGCTACCCACCTTTCAATGCTGCCACTCCAGATGAAGTGTTTGAGAACATCCTCCATAGAAGGATCAACTGGCCCGACGAGATTGAAGAATTGGCATCACCCGAAGCTATTAATCTCATGAACAAGCTCATGGCCATGAATCCTCGTGAGCGAATAGGCGCAAACCTGGAGGAAAAGTACCCCAACGGAGGAACAGAGATTCGGCATCACCCTTGGTTTGTGGATATCAACTGGGATACACTCTTAGAGGATAAAGCCCAGTTTGTCCCGAACCTAGAGAATCCTGAAGATACAGAATACTTCGACGCTCGTGGTGCCACGCTTCAGGCTTTcactgaagaagacgagagcTCCCCCCAGCCTCCAGTCACAACTGGCTCATATATAGACCGACCACATGATGCACTTTATAAGGTTCGCTCGCAGGTCAACTCGATCAAACGACCTTTGATGCCTTTGCATATTCCCCCGCATGTCCGGGAATCTAGGAGCAGGAGATTAAGTGAACCTTCATTGGCAGATGACTTTGGGAATTTTGCCTTCAAGAACCTACCTATGCTTGAGAAAGCCAACAAAGATGTGATCCAGAAGCTACGACAGGAGGCATTGCAAGCACAACAGCGCCAGGCAAGCAACCCGGGGGCTCAGCAACCCCCACAGACTCAAGGCCAGGCTCACAACCAAAACCAAAGCCAGACTCCAGCTCAACCCCAAGGGCCCAGTCCACCCTCCTCGGGGCCGTCACTGGAAGGAAGTCCATTGCCGATGTCCCTTCAGCGGACTATGTCTCAGTCCAAAGGGAACAACAGACCTGCGTCCCCGTCCGCTCTCAGTCAGGCCAACTCATCTCCAAGTCGGCCATCACAGCCTTCATCTCCGCTTCTTGTTCAATTCAGCACCGGCCATAACCACGAGCGGAGAAAGACTTCAGGGtcgtcctcaacaacaacatctcATCAGTCCAGTGGATCTTTCCAGCCTACCCCTGCCGATCAAACTCGCACGGCAAATAATCAAAATAACAAATTTGTCTCTGCAGCGTCATCTCCGATCAAACCAAGAGGAGGTGGAACACTTTCCCCCGATAAGACAGTCCCCAGTCAACATCGGCAGGGTAGTGCGCCGGCAACGAGGACACGGTCTCAAACAATTGGCTCTCAAGATGGGGGTGAATTGTCCTCCTCTCTGGCTAGAGAAACTTATGTCGGTGGCCACCATAAACGTCGGAGTCAACTATTTGACATCTCGCCTTCTTCGTCTGACAGTGAGGATCCACGTGCAAAGGCTCTACTAAAAGTGCAGCGGCGCCGCCAGAGCTCAAGACGACTTTCGCAGATTAACTTCCCCGAGGGCCCCTATTTCCGACCGCTGGACATACTTATTTGCGAAGATCACCCAATCTCGCGCTTGGTCATGGAGCGTCTTTTTGAGAAACTCCGCTGCCGCACTATCACCGTTGCAAACGGGGGAGAAGCAGTTCGCTACGCGCTTAGTGAGGTGCAATTCGATATTATTATGACTGAATTCAAACTCCCACAAGTCAACGGTGCCGATATTGCGCGAATGGTCAGGGAAACGCGCAGTGCCAATCGTCACACGCCCATAATCGCTGTAACCAGCTATCTAAAGGATCTCCCAGAAACACATCATTTCGACGCACTTATCGAAAAGCCGTCGACACTGACAAAGCTAACTGAAGTTCTATGTAAGTTTTGTCAGTGGAAACCGCCTCCAAAGGACTACAATCCGTCGACGTATACAGCTGCTCGCCACACACCTCCCACTCAAGCCGAGAATAGTCCAAGCTCAACCGTATCATCTAATTTTGCACATGTGCCCTCTAGCTCATACCGGGGCTCCAGCCGTGAAGATTCAGTTGGGAGTAGCTATTTCGGCGACTTGGATTCGATCAAGGCTGAGGATGTTCCTGTCATCGTAAGTCGACAAACAGACGACTGGGGCCAAAACGCAGAAGGCTTGGGCATATCCGAGGAATCGAATGATGTCCAGGAAATTGCGGATAACGACTACGAGGATCAGAACACAGTACCGTTCCCGAGTTTGCCTCACGCGGCTTCAAGTCCACCAACACTAAGCCCTTCCGGCATGCTTACGCCCCGAAAACAGCGTTCCAGTGAAGCAATTCAAGCAAAGAGAGAGTCCCTCGAGCGAAAACGCTACGAGTGCGAAGAatctggcgatgatgaagatgaagaactGGGAAACTTGCCGCCTAGAACGCACAGCCCGCGGAGTCGCTCGAATCGCCCTGGCTCCAAGCTAGGTATCGAGATGATGAGAACCAACAGCAGAGGAAGTGTGATTAGCACCGGTGAGGAGATCCTCAAGAAGGATAAAGATTATGGTGAGAGACGCAAGAGTGGCTCCGACAATGGAGATGAGCACGGAGGTGACGCAGCCAAGTCTGGCCGGAGCTCGTTGGAGAGCAAATTTGAGGAGCTTAGTATTCCCGAGGAGGTCATGTTGCCGTCCATTGAAGACGATTTAAGCCCGAAACATCCGGCATCTCCTCTTGCTTTAGCCTCAAAGTCAATGCTATTGAGCCCCGACGCTAAACCACCCTATTCTCGGTACATTACGGAGATTTACAAAAGAGCGGACGGTCGAGCTGGCTCCGAGTCTCCGAAAAGGGGACAAATAACCCCCCCAATTGTTTTCCCTGGCCGTGCCTCAGATTCCAGCGACTCCTATCCAACTACTCCTCCAATTGTCTTGTCTGGTATCAGCGGCGACACGAGGTCGGACCAGTCAAGTATTCAAGATTCTGACGCTACGCCTCGGCCCATGCATACACCCTGTCCGAATCCGGATGCAGATAATACTCCTCGACCGGGGAGATAG